The following proteins are encoded in a genomic region of Ostrea edulis chromosome 7, xbOstEdul1.1, whole genome shotgun sequence:
- the LOC130048714 gene encoding uncharacterized protein LOC130048714: MYIYFDFECTEENGIHTPNLCVAERVCQHCDSLDIDTRCERCHAFGSQRRFVFQGRDTLKQFMDWLLQSETDEKGNVTFKHDETTAITHNFKGYDGQFILNYLVHTACIKPAVILNGSKILSMGVFGLRFIDSYNFLPFALAKMPSAFELTELTKGYFPHFFNTEQNQNYVGPYPDAHYYNLDDMSIVNRAAFYTWYNQQTGKVFDFQKEFMDYCISDVDILRRCCAQFKTTLYGLVRVDPFQESITFASTANLAYRRGFMAQDTIAIIPNMGYQPSHRYSTKACRWLTSLDRNIRHAKNEITIGPYTVDGYEEESRTVYEFYGCYWHGCPTCYPNLLTETHPHRVQQTYQTLYEETLKRVVNLEQQGYTVVRIWEHVFDRQVKNSPELQTFLRDLDIQDPLNPRDALYGGRTNATRLYCEEGDMRYVDVCSLYPYV; encoded by the coding sequence atgtatatttatttcgatTTTGAATGTACAGAGGAAAACGGAATTCACACCCCTAATCTCTGTGTGGCCGAACGTGTGTGTCAACATTGCGACAGTTTAGACATCGACACGCGCTGTGAACGCTGTCATGCGTTTGGATCGCAACGCCGCTTCGTATTTCAAGGCCGCGACACCTTAAAACAGTTTATGGACTGGCTGTTACAATCCGAGACGGACGAGAAGGGTAATGTGACTTTCAAACACGACGAAACGACCGCCATTACGCACAATTTCAAGGGATACGATGGGCAGTTCATCTTAAACTATCTAGTGCACACGGCTTGTATCAAACCTGCAGTCATTCTCAACGGCAGTAAAATCTTGTCTATGGGAGTGTTCGGCTTGAGATTCATCGATTCGTACAATTTCCTCCCCTTTGCTCTCGCCAAGATGCCCTCTGCGTTTGAATTAACAGAACTGACAAAAGGTTATTTCCCCCACTTTTTCAACACGGAACAGAACCAGAATTACGTGGGACCTTATCCAGATGCCCACTACTACAATCTTGACGACATGTCGATAGTCAATCGTGCAGCCTTCTATACCTGGTACAATCAACAGACCGGGAAAGTGTTCGATTTCCAGAAGGAATTCATGGATTACTGTATCTCGGATGTGGATATTTTACGCCGTTGTTGTGCGCAATTTAAGACGACACTCTACGGACTCGTCCGCGTCGACCCTTTTCAGGAATCAATAACTTTTGCCAGCACGGCTAATTTAGCTTATCGACGAGGATTCATGGCACAGGACACCATTGCCATCATTCCCAATATGGGTTACCAACCCTCGCACCGCTACTCGACCAAGGCCTGTCGCTGGCTCACCTCCCTAGACCGCAACATACGTCATGCTAAGAACGAAATCACCATAGGGCCCTATACGGTGGACGGCTACGAGGAGGAATCCCGCACCGTGTACGAATTTTACGGCTGCTACTGGCACGGGTGCCCCACCTGTTATCCGAATCTGTTGACGGAAACCCACCCCCACCGAGTCCAGCAGACGTATCAAACCCTGTACGAGGAGACCTTGAAACGAGTCGTCAACTTAGAGCAACAAGGATATACGGTAGTGAGAATCTGGGAACACGTGTTTGATCGTCAAGTCAAAAACAGTCCGGAGTTACAAACATTCCTACGAGACCTCGATATTCAGGACCCCTTAAATCCCCGCGATGCCTTATACGGAGGTCGTACCAATGCCACCCGCCTGTATTGCGAGGAGGGTGACATGCGATACGTCGATGTGTGTTCCCTGTATCCTTACGTGTAG